In the genome of Pseudarthrobacter sp. IC2-21, one region contains:
- a CDS encoding branched-chain amino acid ABC transporter permease has product MSMIDGPTPLPEAASAQAAAEREAETIGPGSSVTPEKRGRRGIFGSWGERWNALSRQQQWAFLIVVVVLAYLLPLINPPIITTEPGNNFALACFDMARFALIAVGLNVVVGYAGLLDLGYVAFFAVGSYCAAMLTSPDSPFLHIPYLWTIPVAMAVTMFFGVVLGVPTLRLRGDYLAIVTLGFGEIVRILATLIPAMKGQVGFQNVGHPPGTEADGTPIFSNSNGVPWYWLTLTIIIIITLLVGNLERSRVGRAWIAIREDEDAAEIMGVPTFKYKVWAFAIGAAIGGLSGALFAGQVGFVNNQKFDVTTSILFLAAVVLGGAGNKVGAILGGALVSYIPLRFTAIAEYKYLIFGIALVLIMIFRSQGLLPARQRLLAYGRTAYKKIASKEGAGPSSPAAPPGAGARPGPASEKGAQA; this is encoded by the coding sequence ATGAGCATGATAGACGGACCCACCCCGCTTCCGGAGGCAGCATCGGCCCAGGCCGCGGCGGAACGCGAGGCCGAAACCATCGGACCCGGAAGCAGCGTCACGCCGGAAAAGCGCGGCCGCCGCGGGATTTTCGGATCCTGGGGCGAGCGGTGGAATGCCCTGTCCCGCCAACAGCAATGGGCGTTCCTTATTGTGGTTGTGGTCCTGGCCTACCTGCTGCCGCTCATCAACCCGCCCATCATCACCACAGAGCCGGGCAACAACTTCGCCCTGGCCTGCTTCGACATGGCACGGTTCGCGCTCATCGCCGTCGGACTGAACGTGGTGGTGGGCTACGCCGGCCTGCTGGACCTTGGGTATGTGGCCTTCTTCGCCGTTGGATCCTACTGCGCAGCCATGCTGACCAGCCCGGACTCGCCGTTCCTGCACATCCCGTACCTGTGGACCATCCCGGTTGCCATGGCCGTGACCATGTTCTTTGGCGTGGTCCTGGGCGTTCCCACCCTCCGGCTACGCGGCGACTACCTGGCGATCGTCACCCTGGGGTTCGGCGAGATTGTCCGCATCCTTGCCACGCTCATTCCGGCCATGAAGGGCCAGGTGGGGTTTCAGAACGTTGGCCATCCTCCTGGCACCGAGGCTGACGGCACCCCCATCTTTTCCAACTCCAACGGCGTGCCCTGGTACTGGCTGACACTGACCATCATCATCATCATCACGCTGCTGGTGGGCAACCTTGAGCGCAGCCGCGTGGGCCGCGCCTGGATTGCCATCCGGGAGGATGAGGACGCAGCAGAAATCATGGGCGTGCCCACGTTCAAATACAAAGTGTGGGCGTTCGCCATCGGGGCGGCCATCGGCGGACTCTCGGGTGCCCTGTTTGCGGGCCAGGTGGGGTTCGTGAACAACCAGAAATTCGACGTCACCACCTCCATCCTGTTCCTTGCCGCGGTGGTCCTCGGCGGGGCAGGCAACAAGGTCGGAGCTATTCTCGGCGGCGCCCTGGTGAGCTACATTCCGTTGCGCTTTACCGCGATCGCGGAATACAAGTACCTCATTTTCGGCATCGCCCTGGTCCTCATTATGATCTTCCGATCCCAGGGCCTGCTGCCCGCCCGGCAGCGGCTGCTCGCCTATGGGCGGACGGCCTACAAAAAGATAGCCAGCAAGGAAGGTGCCGGCCCGTCATCGCCCGCCGCGCCACCCGGGGCCGGTGCACGGCCCGGACCGGCCAGTGAGAAAGGAGCACAGGCATGA
- a CDS encoding DUF501 domain-containing protein: protein MAAPVEAHTATEPEKSRQPSAHDLEVLSRQLGRPVRDVVEIPARCVCGNPLVAATAPRLGNGTPFPTTFYLTHPVITSAVSRLEAAGLMNEMNERLTSDEPLAAAYRAAHEDYLAARAGIGERAGIGAVPEIDGISAGGMPTRVKCLHVLVGHSLAAGPGVNPLGDEAIAGISEWWTADRCYCDGAWDTAGEAPSRDLSRHGPQGLPDIVGRPAPVRKTSRSPETSQ, encoded by the coding sequence ATGGCCGCGCCAGTGGAAGCACACACGGCAACTGAGCCGGAGAAATCCCGCCAGCCATCAGCACACGATCTTGAAGTACTCAGCAGGCAACTGGGACGGCCGGTGCGCGACGTCGTGGAAATCCCGGCCCGCTGCGTTTGCGGCAACCCCCTGGTTGCCGCAACGGCGCCGCGCCTGGGCAACGGCACGCCGTTCCCCACCACTTTCTACCTGACGCACCCGGTCATCACCTCGGCAGTCTCCCGGCTCGAAGCCGCCGGCCTGATGAACGAGATGAATGAGCGGCTCACCTCGGACGAGCCCCTGGCAGCCGCCTACCGTGCCGCCCACGAGGACTACCTTGCGGCCCGGGCCGGGATCGGCGAGCGGGCGGGCATCGGTGCCGTGCCGGAGATTGACGGCATCTCCGCCGGCGGCATGCCCACCCGCGTGAAATGCCTGCACGTGCTGGTGGGTCATTCCCTGGCCGCCGGGCCGGGCGTGAACCCCCTGGGTGATGAGGCGATCGCGGGCATCAGCGAGTGGTGGACCGCGGACCGATGCTACTGCGACGGCGCCTGGGATACAGCCGGGGAAGCCCCGTCCCGGGACCTGAGCCGCCACGGACCCCAGGGCCTGCCGGACATCGTGGGCCGGCCGGCCCCGGTCCGGAAAACCTCACGCAGCCCGGAAACCAGCCAGTGA
- a CDS encoding N-acetyltransferase has translation MTGETNLQALLATLHPVLRDGEYVCVLWPHGRPLDPEIQALVREAEGLAVVLPREAADGLGLPYDFVGAWITLQVHSELDAIGLTAAVGKALTDARISCNVLAGLHHDHLLVPVADAPRALEVLHELSAASLNQPKPELVLRNGTPADRDRILALTAEAFAVSPVTGLAVEGEPLEVDMLRRLFDCAEYLPEFSVVAELAGEVVGHVISTRGWAGDYGLLGLGPIGVTPRLQRHGIGTALMKDTIARANAAGEGGIALLGSPEYYARFGFVPAASFGVLPPDESWGEKFQLLPLALWPGGVHGTFRYAAPLAG, from the coding sequence ATGACTGGCGAAACCAACCTCCAGGCCCTGCTCGCAACGCTGCACCCCGTGCTCCGGGACGGCGAATATGTCTGCGTCCTGTGGCCGCACGGCAGGCCGCTGGATCCTGAAATCCAGGCATTGGTGCGGGAAGCCGAGGGCCTCGCGGTGGTCCTGCCGCGCGAGGCCGCGGATGGTTTGGGTCTTCCCTACGACTTCGTGGGTGCCTGGATCACCCTGCAGGTGCACTCTGAACTGGACGCTATTGGGCTGACGGCGGCCGTCGGAAAGGCGCTGACGGATGCCAGGATCAGCTGCAACGTGCTGGCGGGGCTTCACCACGACCACCTGCTGGTGCCGGTAGCGGACGCGCCGCGCGCCCTCGAAGTCCTCCATGAATTGTCAGCTGCCAGCCTGAACCAGCCGAAGCCGGAGCTGGTCCTCCGGAACGGGACGCCCGCGGACAGGGACAGGATCCTCGCGCTGACAGCCGAAGCATTCGCCGTCTCGCCGGTCACCGGCCTGGCGGTGGAGGGCGAACCGCTTGAAGTTGACATGCTGCGCCGGCTCTTCGACTGCGCCGAGTACCTGCCTGAATTCAGTGTGGTGGCGGAGCTGGCGGGTGAAGTGGTGGGCCACGTCATCAGCACCCGCGGTTGGGCGGGTGACTACGGACTGCTGGGGCTCGGACCCATTGGCGTCACGCCCCGACTCCAGCGGCACGGCATCGGCACCGCACTGATGAAGGACACGATTGCCCGGGCCAACGCAGCGGGGGAGGGCGGCATTGCGCTGCTGGGCAGCCCCGAGTACTACGCCCGGTTCGGGTTCGTCCCGGCAGCCTCCTTCGGCGTCCTGCCGCCGGATGAGTCCTGGGGCGAGAAGTTCCAACTGCTGCCGCTGGCACTTTGGCCCGGCGGAGTCCATGGCACTTTCCGGTATGCCGCACCACTGGCAGGCTGA
- a CDS encoding S8 family serine peptidase, whose protein sequence is MTRATARFRRTASSLLAITLAGVSLASGLVLAPAAQADDVRDKQYWLDESGITKAWDVSKGAGVKVAVIDSGVDAGHPDLKGAVTGGYDASGAGTANGQKTLGVKPEHGTLVATMLAGRGHQPPTPTPTPGATPPPATSPSAVGPDGIVGVAPEAEILSVSTWLGSANPAGKSDQDQIPEAVRWAVDNGAGVINISLGSTTPQWPQSWDAAFLYAEQKDVVIVAAAGNRVGGNLQVGAPATIPGVLTVAGLDRKGVASVDSSSQGISIGVAAPAENLQGGLPGGGYAEWAGTSGAAPIVAGVAALVRSKWPAMSAKQVINRIVSTARDAGPAGKDPLYGYGVLNAEGALKDSVPETAANPLGSIADWIRVHRRGNLATPAPLPSADVASAVPTLPDPTVPAVVPPSQRDSAISAAVVIGSALLFVVIIAVAAFQLRRAAKDPRLARDDPDTGALDTADSQGQHS, encoded by the coding sequence ATGACCAGAGCAACAGCCCGGTTCCGCCGGACCGCCTCCTCGCTCCTGGCGATAACCCTTGCAGGCGTCAGCCTGGCCTCAGGCCTGGTGCTGGCGCCCGCCGCCCAGGCGGACGACGTGCGCGACAAACAGTACTGGCTGGACGAATCCGGGATCACGAAGGCCTGGGACGTCTCCAAGGGCGCCGGCGTCAAAGTCGCCGTGATCGACAGCGGCGTGGACGCGGGCCACCCGGACCTGAAAGGGGCAGTCACCGGCGGGTATGACGCCTCCGGGGCAGGCACCGCCAACGGGCAGAAGACCCTCGGTGTCAAGCCCGAACACGGCACGCTGGTAGCCACTATGCTGGCCGGCCGCGGCCACCAGCCCCCCACGCCCACGCCCACACCCGGCGCCACCCCGCCACCGGCCACCAGCCCGTCAGCTGTTGGTCCGGACGGCATTGTGGGCGTGGCGCCGGAGGCGGAGATCCTGTCCGTCTCCACCTGGCTGGGATCTGCAAACCCCGCGGGCAAGAGCGACCAGGACCAGATTCCCGAGGCCGTCCGCTGGGCCGTGGATAACGGTGCCGGGGTCATCAACATCTCCCTGGGCAGCACGACGCCGCAGTGGCCCCAGAGCTGGGACGCTGCTTTCCTGTATGCCGAACAGAAAGACGTGGTGATCGTTGCCGCTGCCGGAAACCGGGTGGGCGGCAACCTCCAGGTGGGCGCCCCTGCCACCATTCCCGGCGTCCTGACCGTCGCCGGCCTGGACCGCAAGGGCGTGGCGAGCGTCGACTCGTCCTCGCAAGGGATCAGTATCGGCGTGGCCGCCCCGGCAGAGAACCTCCAGGGCGGTCTGCCCGGCGGCGGCTATGCCGAGTGGGCCGGCACCTCGGGCGCTGCTCCGATCGTGGCCGGGGTGGCAGCCCTGGTCAGGTCCAAGTGGCCGGCCATGAGCGCGAAGCAGGTCATCAACCGGATTGTGAGCACCGCCAGGGACGCCGGCCCCGCCGGGAAGGACCCGCTGTACGGCTATGGCGTGCTGAACGCCGAGGGAGCGCTGAAGGATTCGGTACCGGAAACGGCGGCCAACCCGCTGGGCTCCATTGCCGACTGGATCCGGGTGCACCGCCGCGGGAACCTGGCCACGCCTGCCCCGCTTCCCAGCGCCGACGTTGCCAGCGCCGTTCCCACCCTGCCCGACCCCACGGTGCCCGCAGTGGTGCCTCCCTCGCAGCGGGACAGCGCCATCAGCGCCGCGGTGGTCATCGGTTCAGCGTTGCTGTTTGTGGTGATCATCGCCGTGGCCGCGTTCCAGTTGCGCCGGGCCGCCAAGGACCCGCGCCTGGCCCGGGACGATCCGGACACCGGAGCCCTCGATACCGCGGATTCCCAAGGCCAACACAGTTAG
- a CDS encoding NAD(P)/FAD-dependent oxidoreductase, whose product MATTPELQDRPRVLVVGGGYVGLYVALKLQKKIANAGGIVTLVDPLPYMTYQPFLPEVAGGNIEARHAVVSHRQHLKQTELIQGSVTSIDHANRTAVVAPADGGPHIEVPYFDIVVSAGAITRTFPIKGLADKGIGLKTIEEAVALRNKVLERIEAASTITDPAARAKALTFVVVGGGFAGIECITEMEDLARAAVRNNPRIKQEEVRFVLVEAMGRIMPEVTAPQAEWVVEHLRSRGIEVLLNTSLDSAEGALKLINLPDKTLAQEFEADTLVWTAGVQANPMIRSSDFPLEPRGRVRVLPDLRISGDEGIVENAWAAGDIAAVPDLSGSGLPDGTCVPNAQHALRQAKRLAKNLWASRWDKPLKDYKHKNLGAVAGFGEWKGVANINLIGRIGLKGPLAWLAHRGYHGMAMPTVERKVRVIMGWILAFFMGRDTTQLIDLDNPRGAFVAAATPAPKPAAAPVAAPAAPEASAGAAKPGSAAATSVDPKQSVTADAK is encoded by the coding sequence ATGGCAACCACCCCAGAGCTCCAGGACCGTCCCAGGGTACTCGTCGTCGGCGGCGGGTACGTCGGCCTGTACGTAGCACTCAAACTGCAGAAGAAGATCGCGAATGCCGGTGGCATCGTCACCCTCGTGGATCCACTGCCCTACATGACTTACCAGCCCTTCCTGCCCGAAGTTGCCGGCGGCAACATCGAGGCCCGCCACGCCGTGGTGTCCCACCGTCAGCACCTGAAACAGACTGAACTCATCCAGGGCAGCGTCACCTCCATCGACCACGCCAACCGCACCGCCGTCGTGGCACCTGCGGACGGCGGACCCCACATTGAAGTCCCGTACTTTGACATCGTGGTCTCCGCAGGCGCCATCACCCGCACGTTCCCCATCAAGGGCCTCGCGGACAAGGGCATCGGCCTGAAGACCATCGAAGAGGCTGTGGCCCTGCGCAACAAGGTGCTGGAGCGGATCGAAGCCGCCTCCACCATCACGGACCCTGCCGCCCGCGCCAAGGCCCTGACCTTCGTTGTGGTCGGTGGCGGCTTCGCCGGCATCGAGTGCATCACCGAAATGGAAGACCTGGCGCGCGCCGCTGTGCGGAACAACCCACGCATCAAGCAGGAGGAAGTCCGCTTCGTCCTGGTTGAAGCCATGGGCCGCATCATGCCCGAGGTCACCGCACCCCAGGCCGAATGGGTAGTGGAGCACCTTCGCAGCCGCGGCATCGAGGTCCTGCTGAACACCTCGCTGGACAGCGCCGAAGGCGCCCTGAAGCTCATCAACCTCCCGGACAAGACCCTCGCCCAGGAATTTGAAGCCGACACGCTGGTCTGGACTGCCGGCGTGCAGGCCAACCCGATGATCCGTTCCTCCGACTTCCCGCTGGAGCCCCGCGGCCGCGTCCGCGTCCTCCCGGACCTGCGTATCTCCGGCGACGAAGGCATCGTTGAGAACGCCTGGGCTGCCGGCGACATCGCCGCCGTGCCGGACCTTTCGGGCAGCGGCCTGCCGGATGGCACCTGCGTCCCCAACGCCCAGCACGCACTTCGCCAGGCCAAGCGCCTCGCCAAGAACCTGTGGGCTTCCCGCTGGGACAAGCCGCTGAAGGACTACAAGCACAAGAACCTTGGCGCCGTGGCCGGATTCGGTGAGTGGAAGGGTGTCGCCAACATCAACCTCATCGGCCGCATCGGGCTCAAGGGCCCGCTGGCGTGGCTGGCACACCGCGGCTACCACGGCATGGCCATGCCCACCGTGGAGCGCAAGGTCCGCGTGATCATGGGCTGGATCCTGGCATTCTTCATGGGCCGCGATACCACGCAGCTGATCGACCTGGACAACCCGCGCGGAGCGTTCGTGGCGGCCGCCACCCCGGCGCCCAAGCCTGCCGCCGCCCCCGTGGCTGCGCCGGCTGCCCCTGAGGCCTCAGCCGGCGCGGCAAAGCCCGGTTCTGCCGCCGCCACCAGCGTGGATCCCAAGCAGTCAGTCACCGCAGACGCCAAGTAG
- a CDS encoding ABC transporter ATP-binding protein, translated as MSEQNATGGAKHAAATEAGVQPGPDVAALADAGVEAELAEMVAPDREITAKVGENIVEVKNLTIKFGGLVALDNISFDIKRGEILGLIGPNGAGKTTCFNAMTGVYKPTSGQVVLEGQVINGLKQHKITRLGLSRTFQNIRLFGEMTALENVVVGLDARHRTSVGGALLRLPTHIREEKSAIERGMALLDFVGIADHAHFLSRHLPYGYQRRLEIARALATDPKVLCLDEPAAGFNPAEKEELMALIRTIRDEGYTVLLIEHDMKLVMGVTDRIVVLEFGKKIADGLPRAIREDPRVVAAYLGEPEDDVA; from the coding sequence ATGAGCGAGCAGAACGCCACGGGCGGAGCGAAGCATGCGGCGGCAACGGAAGCGGGGGTACAGCCCGGACCTGATGTGGCAGCACTGGCCGATGCGGGGGTTGAGGCGGAGCTTGCCGAAATGGTGGCGCCGGACCGGGAAATCACCGCCAAAGTGGGCGAGAACATCGTGGAGGTGAAAAACCTCACCATCAAGTTCGGCGGGCTGGTGGCGCTGGACAACATCAGCTTCGACATCAAGCGGGGAGAGATCCTTGGGCTGATCGGGCCCAACGGAGCCGGTAAGACCACCTGCTTCAACGCCATGACCGGGGTGTACAAGCCCACCAGCGGGCAGGTGGTCCTCGAAGGCCAGGTCATCAACGGGCTGAAGCAGCACAAGATCACCAGGCTGGGGCTTTCACGCACCTTCCAGAACATCCGCCTCTTCGGCGAGATGACAGCCCTGGAAAACGTCGTGGTCGGCCTGGACGCCCGCCACCGCACCAGCGTCGGCGGCGCGCTGCTGAGGTTGCCCACCCACATCAGGGAGGAAAAATCGGCGATCGAACGCGGCATGGCCCTGCTCGATTTTGTGGGGATTGCCGACCACGCGCACTTTCTGTCCCGCCACCTTCCCTACGGGTATCAGCGCCGCCTGGAGATCGCCCGGGCGCTGGCCACGGATCCAAAGGTCCTGTGCCTGGACGAGCCGGCCGCAGGCTTCAACCCGGCGGAAAAGGAAGAGCTGATGGCCCTGATCCGGACCATCCGCGACGAGGGCTACACGGTGCTGCTCATTGAGCACGATATGAAGCTGGTCATGGGTGTAACGGACCGGATTGTTGTCCTGGAATTCGGCAAGAAGATTGCCGACGGCCTGCCACGGGCCATTCGTGAAGATCCGCGGGTTGTTGCGGCCTACCTGGGGGAGCCCGAAGATGACGTTGCTTGA
- a CDS encoding branched-chain amino acid ABC transporter substrate-binding protein, with translation MYRKKVITAWAAAATLTLTLSGCANQAGPAPSETSGASGKVNIPAISKVDVPSGAVLPKGDGKATCAATTTLAYAGAQTGANAQLGVNIFNGIQLAINQHNAANPGCQVQFKKFDTEGDPNKATGPVTQLVSEPEIVGVIGLPFSGESKATGNIFEQKGLVHITPSATNPGLTENGWTTFFRGLGNDAVQGPAAAKFLTGKLGAKKVYLVQDDSDYGIGLGTSTSAGLGSALVGTEKVTTGQKDFSAVISKIMNAKADAVFYSGYYAEGAPFDQQLSGKGFTGTFVAPDGVKDDQFIKQAGDASNNAYFTCPCIPGELIPDFASAYKEVSKGAEPGTYSIEGYDAATVLLSGIDAGKQSRADLLSWVKTYDKDGLSKHYKWDAKGELQAPTVYGYKVENGKIVPIGPIGE, from the coding sequence ATGTACCGAAAGAAAGTCATCACGGCGTGGGCGGCGGCAGCCACCCTCACCCTGACCCTCTCGGGTTGTGCCAATCAGGCCGGCCCCGCCCCCAGCGAAACCTCCGGAGCCTCCGGCAAGGTGAACATTCCGGCAATTTCCAAGGTGGATGTGCCTTCCGGTGCTGTCCTGCCGAAGGGCGACGGCAAAGCGACCTGTGCCGCAACAACGACGTTGGCGTACGCAGGCGCACAGACCGGAGCGAATGCCCAGCTCGGTGTGAACATCTTCAACGGCATCCAGCTGGCCATCAACCAGCACAATGCCGCAAACCCCGGCTGCCAGGTCCAGTTCAAGAAGTTCGACACGGAAGGTGACCCCAACAAGGCCACCGGCCCTGTCACCCAGCTGGTCAGTGAACCCGAGATTGTGGGCGTCATCGGTCTCCCGTTCTCGGGGGAGTCCAAGGCGACCGGCAACATTTTCGAGCAGAAGGGCCTGGTGCACATCACCCCGTCCGCAACCAACCCCGGCCTTACTGAGAACGGCTGGACCACGTTCTTCCGCGGCCTGGGTAACGACGCCGTCCAGGGCCCGGCTGCCGCCAAGTTCCTGACCGGCAAGCTGGGCGCCAAGAAGGTTTACCTCGTTCAGGACGACTCCGATTACGGCATCGGACTTGGCACGTCAACCTCCGCCGGGCTCGGCAGTGCACTGGTCGGGACCGAGAAGGTCACCACCGGCCAGAAGGACTTCTCGGCAGTGATCTCCAAGATCATGAACGCCAAGGCCGATGCTGTGTTCTACTCCGGCTACTACGCTGAGGGCGCACCGTTCGACCAGCAGCTCTCGGGCAAGGGGTTCACCGGCACCTTCGTGGCACCTGATGGTGTGAAGGATGATCAGTTCATCAAGCAGGCCGGTGACGCTTCCAACAACGCGTACTTCACCTGCCCGTGCATCCCTGGCGAACTGATTCCCGATTTCGCCTCTGCCTATAAGGAAGTCTCGAAGGGCGCCGAGCCGGGAACCTATTCCATCGAGGGCTACGACGCGGCTACGGTGCTCCTGTCGGGTATCGACGCCGGTAAGCAGTCCCGGGCCGACCTTCTGTCCTGGGTCAAGACCTATGACAAGGACGGCCTGAGCAAGCACTACAAGTGGGACGCCAAGGGCGAGCTCCAGGCACCGACTGTGTACGGCTACAAGGTCGAGAACGGCAAGATCGTTCCGATTGGACCAATCGGCGAGTAG
- a CDS encoding ABC transporter ATP-binding protein, producing MLEVEGISVHYGRIRAIRDMSFTVNEGEVVSLIGANGAGKTTTMKTISGILNPSAGKITFAGEDITRMKAHIRVVRGISQAPEGRGIFPGMTVMENLDMGTFGRKDRSGVPQDLERVFDLFPRLKERIKQYGGTMSGGEQQMLAIGRALMSDPKLLLLDEPSMGLAPQFIRQIFKIIKEINNQGTTVLMVEQNANQALAGAHRAFVLETGEITHSGTGKELLANPAIKEAYLGVG from the coding sequence TTGCTTGAAGTTGAAGGGATTTCTGTCCACTACGGGCGCATCCGCGCCATCCGGGACATGTCCTTCACGGTCAACGAGGGGGAAGTGGTTTCCCTGATCGGCGCCAACGGGGCCGGTAAGACAACCACAATGAAAACCATCTCCGGAATCCTTAACCCCTCGGCCGGCAAGATCACCTTTGCCGGTGAGGACATCACCAGGATGAAGGCGCATATCCGGGTGGTCCGCGGTATTTCCCAGGCCCCGGAGGGTCGCGGGATCTTCCCCGGAATGACGGTCATGGAAAATTTGGACATGGGAACCTTCGGCAGGAAGGACAGAAGCGGCGTGCCGCAGGATCTGGAGCGGGTGTTTGACCTCTTTCCCCGCCTGAAGGAACGGATCAAACAGTACGGCGGCACCATGTCCGGCGGCGAGCAGCAGATGCTGGCGATCGGCCGGGCCCTGATGTCCGATCCCAAACTGCTTCTCCTTGACGAGCCCTCCATGGGACTGGCACCGCAGTTCATCCGCCAGATTTTCAAGATCATCAAGGAGATCAACAACCAGGGGACCACGGTTCTGATGGTCGAACAGAACGCCAACCAGGCACTGGCCGGCGCCCACCGCGCCTTCGTCCTGGAGACGGGCGAGATCACCCACAGCGGCACCGGAAAGGAGCTGCTGGCGAATCCGGCCATCAAGGAGGCGTACCTGGGCGTGGGCTGA
- a CDS encoding branched-chain amino acid ABC transporter permease, producing MLPLLVHLPLENDWISFDVPSLMENFWSATFDGLTFGAIYALVALGYTLVYGVLNLINFAHSEVFIVGCYAVFFTLSGLGFGPSVPRLDIWAIILNLILALVVAMVASALTAFVLERVAYKPLRKRNAPRLVFLITAIGASFTIQYLIYLWRGPSPELALTMFRPTPIFDIFGTIVDSQQLVIIIAAVIMMVATERFIRKSRTGRGIRAVAQDPDTATLMGVNKERIIITTFVIGGLLAGAAALFYVMKIPSGVQYSGGFVLGIKAFAAAVLGGIGNVRGALLGGLLLGLIGNYGQILLGNSQWTDVVAFVVLVLVLLLRPQGILGTALGRSKA from the coding sequence ATGCTCCCACTCCTCGTCCACCTGCCGCTGGAAAACGACTGGATCTCTTTCGACGTCCCGTCCCTCATGGAGAATTTCTGGAGCGCAACGTTTGACGGACTGACGTTCGGTGCCATTTACGCACTCGTGGCGCTGGGCTACACGTTGGTCTACGGCGTCCTGAATCTCATCAACTTTGCGCACTCGGAAGTATTCATCGTGGGCTGCTACGCAGTCTTCTTCACCCTCAGCGGCTTGGGCTTCGGCCCGTCGGTCCCGCGGCTGGACATCTGGGCCATCATCCTGAACCTCATCCTTGCCCTGGTGGTGGCCATGGTTGCGTCCGCCCTGACAGCTTTCGTCCTTGAGCGCGTGGCCTACAAGCCGCTCCGGAAGCGAAACGCCCCGCGCCTCGTCTTCCTGATTACCGCCATCGGAGCATCGTTCACCATCCAGTACCTGATCTACCTGTGGCGCGGTCCCAGCCCGGAGCTGGCACTGACCATGTTCCGGCCCACCCCCATCTTCGATATCTTCGGAACCATCGTGGATTCCCAGCAGCTGGTCATCATCATCGCCGCCGTGATCATGATGGTGGCAACCGAGCGCTTTATCCGGAAATCGCGGACCGGCCGCGGCATCCGTGCCGTAGCCCAGGACCCTGACACCGCGACGCTCATGGGCGTCAATAAAGAACGCATCATCATCACCACCTTTGTGATCGGTGGCCTGCTTGCCGGAGCCGCGGCACTGTTCTACGTTATGAAAATCCCCTCCGGGGTGCAGTACAGCGGCGGCTTCGTTCTGGGCATCAAGGCGTTCGCAGCCGCTGTCCTGGGCGGCATCGGCAATGTCCGGGGTGCGCTCCTGGGCGGTCTGCTCCTGGGCCTCATCGGCAACTATGGCCAGATCCTGCTCGGAAATTCGCAGTGGACCGACGTGGTGGCCTTCGTGGTCCTGGTCCTGGTCCTCCTGCTGCGACCGCAGGGAATTCTCGGCACTGCCCTGGGAAGGAGCAAAGCATGA
- a CDS encoding Ppx/GppA phosphatase family protein: protein MTRVAAIDCGTNSIRLLIADVDRSNGAPRLTDVVREMRVVRLGQGVDATGELAPDALERTFAATADYARLIRQHGATAVRFVATSASRDARNRHVFVDGVRTLLGVEPEVISGEEEAALSFAGASSVLPIHDGDQVLVVDLGGGSTEFVLGTASGVTAAKSVDIGCVRLTERHLRDDPPTAEQIAAAVADVDAAITRAGQDVPLERATAVVGVAGSITTITAHALRLPEYSPAAIHGAELPLSTITEASADLLAMTRAARAELPYMHPGRVDVMGAGGLVWRRILERLHDVSAGRIGTATASEHDILDGIALSLN from the coding sequence GTGACCCGCGTCGCCGCCATCGACTGCGGAACCAACTCCATCCGCCTGCTGATCGCGGATGTGGACCGCAGTAACGGTGCCCCCAGGCTCACGGACGTGGTCCGGGAAATGCGTGTGGTCCGCCTCGGCCAGGGCGTGGATGCCACCGGCGAGCTTGCCCCGGATGCCCTCGAACGCACTTTTGCAGCCACCGCCGACTACGCCCGGCTGATCCGTCAACACGGCGCCACGGCAGTGCGGTTTGTTGCCACGTCCGCGAGCCGGGACGCGCGCAACCGCCACGTTTTTGTGGACGGAGTCCGGACCCTGCTCGGAGTCGAGCCTGAGGTCATCTCGGGAGAGGAAGAGGCTGCCCTCTCCTTCGCCGGGGCCAGCAGCGTCCTGCCCATTCACGACGGCGACCAGGTCCTGGTGGTTGACCTCGGCGGCGGCAGCACCGAATTCGTCCTTGGCACCGCATCCGGTGTCACGGCCGCCAAATCCGTGGACATCGGCTGCGTCCGCCTGACGGAACGGCACCTTCGCGACGATCCGCCCACGGCGGAACAGATCGCCGCCGCAGTAGCAGACGTGGACGCCGCGATAACCCGCGCAGGCCAGGACGTTCCGCTGGAACGCGCCACCGCCGTCGTCGGCGTTGCCGGGTCCATCACCACCATCACCGCGCACGCCCTGCGGCTGCCGGAATATTCGCCGGCCGCCATCCACGGAGCCGAACTGCCACTCAGCACCATCACCGAGGCCTCCGCCGATCTCCTGGCGATGACCCGGGCCGCCCGCGCGGAGCTGCCTTACATGCACCCCGGCCGGGTGGATGTCATGGGCGCCGGCGGGCTGGTGTGGCGGCGGATCCTTGAGCGTCTGCACGACGTCAGCGCCGGCCGGATCGGCACAGCCACGGCCAGCGAACACGATATTCTTGATGGAATTGCCCTGAGCCTTAACTGA